The sequence below is a genomic window from Micromonospora sediminicola.
CCGGGCGGCATCTCCAAGGCCGGGAGCACCATCAAGTGGTCGCCGCTGACCGGCTGCCGCTCGACGGCGATCGCCGCGAAGCGCGCGGCCGCGATGCTGCCCGAGTCCGGCTCCGATGAGGGCGAGCGGTGGGACAAGCAGGCCCGCCGGGTCCTCGCGGTGCTCATGCACGCGGCCGCGCTGACCGACCGGCCGATGCGCCAGGTCCAGGCGTGGCTCGACGTCGACGGCCCGGCGCTGCGCGTCGCCGCGACCGAGGTCGAGCAGGCGCTGGAGGACTCCCCGTCGGCCAGCGCCCAACGGGCGGCGGCACGCCAGTTCTACGGCACCGTCGACAAGACGCGCAGCTCGATCGTGACCACCGCGATGGTGGCGCTTCAGTGGCTGACCGACGATAAGGCGGCCGCGATCGGCGACTGCGAGCCGAGCGAGTCCATGGACCTGGACGACCTGCTCGACCGGCGCGGGACGATCTACATCCTGGGCAGCAAGGAGGGCCTGACCGCCCCACTGACCGGCGCCCTGGTCGCCGAGGTCATCCGCCTCGCGGAGATCGTCGCCGAGCAGCGCGGCGGCCGTCTCGACCCATGCCTGACGCTCGTCCTCGATGAGGCGGCCAAGGTCGCGCCCGGCCCGCTGCACGAGTGGGCGGCCGACTGCGGCGGCCGGGGCATCGTCCTGGACGTCGCGGTGCACAGCCTCGCCGCGATGGAGCACACCTGGGGCGACCACGCCGCCCGGATGATCCTGAGCACCTGCAACGCCATCCTCGTCGGCGCGGGCTGCAAGGACCCGCACGACCTGGCCCACTGGGAGGCGCTCAGCGGCGAGCGCAAGGAGATCTCCGAGACCCGCGACAAGGACGGCGAGGTGACCAGCACGACCGAGATCGGCCGCCCGGTCATCACCGCCGCCCAGATCGCGCAACTGCCCAAGGGCATGGCAATCGTCTACGGACTCGGCCCGGTGTCGATCGTCAAGACCCCCAACACCTGGAAGTGGCGCTCGGTCCGCAAGGCGCTCGCCCAGGCCGCACGGCAGATGCCCCAGCAGACCCGCTACGAGGAGCAGATGGCCGCCGAGGACCGAGTGACGGAGCCCGCTCAGTGACCACCCAGACCAACGACCCGGCCTCGGCCGCCACGGTTCGCGCCCTGGCGGCCGAGGTCGAGGCCGTGTCCCTCCAGCTCCCCGACGTCTACCGCCAGGTGGAGGCCGTCCAGGAGGTCGCCGACGCGGCCCAGCGCGGCGTCGTCGTCCTGGCCGAGGCGATCGAGCGCCTCCGCGCGGCCGGCGGCTCCAGCGAGACCGGCAGCGCCGACGACCACAGCAAGCCGACACCGAGCTGGCTCACCATCGACGACCCCGGCGCGGCCGCGGCCGCGCTCGGCGAGCTGGCCGAGTGGCTCAGGACGGTCTACGTCCGGTACAGCGGCGCGGCCCTGGGTGACTGCTGGCTCTGGCACCCCGACGTCGTGACCGAGCTGCTCGCGCTGCGGGAAGCGTGGATCTCGGCGTACCAGGGTCCCCGCGCCTCGGCGGAGACCGTCATGGACTGGCACGACCGGTACCGGCCCGGCACCGTCGCCCGCGTCAACGCCGCGCTGGGCCGCTGCTACCTCCAGCAGCACCTGGCGACCGGGGAACTCAGCTACAGCCCCGCGCGGCTCTCGGCCACCGAACAGGTCGCCGACATTGCGCGCTGGTGGGCCACCTCCCACGGCGACACCGCCGCGCCGCCGCCGAGCCCCAACGTGGTCGCCGAGTCCGCGGCCGCCCGCTCGACCCGCAGCACCTACTGACGAGAGGACCGGCCCATGCCCATCACGCCTCCCGCTGACCTCGTGCAGCAGACGACCGCCCTCATGGACGCGGAGACCACCATCACCCTGGCCGGCGTGCCCTGGATCGTCTCCATCGTCGGCGACTGCCCGGACGACGGCTGCGCGGCCGTCGTCTGGCTCACCGCCCCCGACGCGCCCCAAGGCCCCGGGCTGACCCTGCACCTCCCGCCCGGGCAGCAGCTCCCCCACGACTGAACAGATCAACTATTTGGCCCCTGGTGTCGCGGTTCTTACCAACACCCCTGAACCGACCGCGACACGGAGCCCCGGACCACGATCGGTCCGGGGCTCCGCCATGTTCGAGGGCCACCGCACTTGCGCTAGATCATCCTAGGACGCGGTAGGCGATGAGGCCAGCCTCCCACCACCGTCGATGAGCTTTTCGACCTGGCGACGATTCCCCGGAATCGCCTCGCGCGCGCACGCGCACGCGCACGCGCGCGCACGCGTAGGTCCGTACGTACCCGGCCTCTACTACCACCGATCACGTGGTCCAGACCGTCTCCAAGCGGCGTAACGTCCCGGCCACCATCGACCCGCACCGGGTCCGCCCTGGTCGTCTTTCGGCCGGGCACGGTCGCTTGTGGCCCCCTGTTGAGCGCTGTCTCCTGCGGCACGGACCTCGACGGGCCCCGTCCCCCCGAGTCGAGACACGGCGGTGCGTGGGGGTCGACTCGGGGGGAGCGGGGGCCTGATGGGCTCCGCTGCGTCGAGCACTACCTCGACGCCAGGGCGGGATGTGCGACGCGCTCTTGGCACCGGGCACCGCCTGGTGGCGGGAGTCGTTCCCGGTGCGCCGCTCTGCGCGTGCCGTCTCTGGGCCTGCCGTGTTCTACCTCCGGTCTCACGACCGGGGCAACGAGACGCGACGCGTCGCTCCTGTAGCCCTACTGCCTCACGGCTCTCACTACACCCGGGGGCTAGCCGGTGGGCGACTTGAACCCGCCGTGCGCCACTCTCGGCGGGTCCGGGTGGATCAGATGCACCCGGGAGCGTGTTCCGGTACGCTCACACCTGCTTGACTTCAGACACCAAGCAACCTAGAGCGCCGGCCCAATGGGCCGGCGTTTCTGTTTGCCGACACGCCGAAAAATGATCACCTAGGCGCAGGCCGATTTTCCGCGTGGTGGCGTCGTGTCGGAGGGCCGTGGGACCCTACCGGTGTGGACGAGGTGTATCTGCGCATCCCGCGCGGCCGGCTCCAGGTCCCGGCCGAGCAGTTCGCGGCGTCGCTCAACGCCTTGGCGCGGCGGCTGCGCGTAGATCCTCGCGACCGGTACGCCGCGGGCGCGCTTGCCTGCGGCCAGTGGATCGCCGACCTGACTGCCCGGCACCCGGTGACCGGTGACGCTGAGCCGTGCACGACGGAACGGCTGGCCTCCTGCCAAATGGCCGCGGCCGCCGTGGTGTACGGCTGGGCCTGGGCACCAAGCGGAGTCGATCCCACCTGGGCGACCGGCGTCCTCGCCATGGCCTCCTGGACTCGCGGAGCGTCCCGACGGCCGCCGATCGCGCTCTCCACTCACCGGGCCGCCTGACGGCTCCTGTACAGCGATGGCCCCCACCGATCGGTGGGGGCCATCATCATCCGCGGCGCAGGGCTACAGCTCGGCGGCCAGCTCCTGCTCGCGCGCGGCGCTCTGGTCCGCCATCCGCCACGCTACCTCGCGGGCCTGCCGCACGGCCTGATCCTGGTCGACCTGGCGCGCGGCCTCCGCCGAGCGCCGGTCCGCCAGCTCGTCCAGCGTGTGTCGGGCTCGCGCCACCGCTGCGGCGGTCTCCGCCATCGTCGGCACCCCGCGCGGCATCGCGGGCTCCTCGACGGCGGCCGCGGCCTCCTGGCCGGCGGCCACGCTCTGCGGCTCGACGTCGACCTGCCGCTCGGCGACCGGTGCGCTGTCGGCGACCAACGGGCCCGCGGCCGCCGACCGCTCGGCCGTCTCCGGTGCGAGGTCAGCCTCCGTGACGTGGCGGTGCGCGTCGTCCTCGACGCGAGCCCGCGCCTCCTCCGCGAGCCACTCTTCCGCCGTGGTCAGGTCGTCCTCCGCCGCGATGCTGACGCCGCGCTCCACGAGGGCCTTCTCGGCCCGCGCGGCGGCCGCGCGGGTCTCGGCGGTCTCGGCGTACCACTGCCCCCGAGCCTCGTGCGCCAGCGTCAGCCGCCGCTCCTGCTCCTCCAGGGCCTCGGCGAGCATGGCCCGGTGCGCCGCCTGATCCCGCAGCCTCGCGGCGTCCTCCGGCGTCTCAGCGACAGCCGCCTCCGAGGTCAGCCGCGCGGCGTCCTGCCGGTGCCGGGCGGCGGCCTGCGCGGTGGCGCGCAGCTCGTCGCCGACGTACGCCGGTGCCCACGTCCGCTCCCGCTGCATGGCCCGCACCCGCACCCGCAACGCCCCGTCGGAGAGCTCGGCTTCCTCCCGGCCCGCCTCCGGGCGGCCCAGCGCCCGCCAGGCGGCATGCCAAACGGCCCTGTGCTCGGTCTGCCCCGGAGGCGGCGCGGTACCGAGCGCCACGGCCGGGTCGGTGTGCCCGGTCGCCTCCCGCGCCAGCTCGACCGCTCCGGCGCGGTGTTCCCACTCCGCCCGCTGGATCGGGTCCGCCGGGGGCTCGCCGAACGCCTCCACCGCCCACTGCGGCAGGTCCTGCGCGACCTGGGTCGACAGCTCCCGGCGTCGGTCCTCCATCAGGGAGCCCAACGTCGACATGTAGCGGGTCCACTCTCCGCTGAGCCCTGCCGGTGTCGCCTCGGCCAGGTCCGGCACGATCGGCGTGGGCGCTGATCCCACCACCTCGGTAATGCGGTGGTGCAGCACCTGGCCCAGCGACCGAGCGCCGGCGAGCGACCTCTCGCCCACCGCCTGTGCGAGCAGCTCGGCCGGGTCGTGCCCGGCCAACTCCGCCGAGCGGAGCAGCCGCGTGAGCGGCCCCATCGCGGAGTCCGCGGCGAGCGCAACCCGTTCCTCGTCGGTGATCTGCCCGGCGGCGGTCAACCCGTCGAGCACCTGAGCGACCCGAGCGTCGGAGATGAGCTGCACACCGTCGGCGTACTGGTCGATCAGCGTGGCGGCCGAGCGAACCCGGCGGGCCTCCTCAGCGGCCTGGTCGAGCGCCGTGCGCTCCTCCTCCGCGCTGGCGGCGAGGTCCCGCAGCACCTGGGTAGCCGTGCGCGGGTCGGTGGCGTGGGTCTGCCCGGACGGAGCGTCCGGAGCCTCGGCCCGAGTCGTCACGTAGGCGGTGCTGCGCAACCGGCCTCGAGTCAGCGCGACGTACAGCGCCGACCACCGAGTTCTGCTGCTCACCACCCCGTGGGCGGTGTCCACGGTCAGGCCCTGCGCCGCCGTGGTGGTGGAGACGTAGCCGAGCGCAACGTCGGCCGCCACATAGTCAGCGGGCAGCCGCACCGGACCACGGCCGGACAGCGACTCGGCCAGGATCGACCCGTCCGGCCCGATCTCGGTGACCCGATACCGGGCGCGGTTGGCCAGCCCGAGCGTGCGATCGGTACGCCGACACTCGATCAGGTCACCGACCCCGGCGGTCGTGCCCTGCAGGCCGAGCGCGACGCCTTCCTCCTGGACGTGGCCGAGCGCCACCAGCTGCGCGCGGATGTACGCGCCGACCTCGGCCGCCTCCTCGTTGGTGGTCACGATGACCCGCGAGTCCAGCCCCGCGAGGTGGTCACCGATCCACGCCTGCGCGGCCAACCGGCCGGCGGACTCCGCGGTGCCGCCGTCGACCACCCGGCCCCGCACGTCGTACTCGTGGATAACCGACTCGTCGCCCTCCCGCAGACGCAGCGACGCCGACCGCTCCCACTCCGCGGCGAACCTCCGAACGTCGACCAGGGCGTAGGTCACCGCCTCGCCGGTGAGCATCGACATACCGCCACCGGCACCGACGGCGGCGAGCTGACGCGGGTCGCCGGTCAGCAGCCACTTCGCGCCCGCGGCGTCCACGAACGACTTGATCCGGTTCAGCACGTCGGTCGAGACCATCGCGGCCTCGTCGACCACCACCAGGTCGTCGGCGCTGAGCCGCAGCAGCTCATCACCGAGCAGCGGGCGTCCGGCCGCGAGGCGCTCCTGCGCGGCGAGCCACCGGGCGATGTTGCGGGCCGTCACCCCATCACTGCCCATCTCGGCGAGCACCTCGGTCGCGGCCTGCCCGGTCGCCAGCCCCGTCACGCGGCCGCCGACCAGATCCGCCCACGCGTCCGCGAGGTTGCCCAGCGCGTACGACTTGCCCGCGCCCGCCGGACCCACCAACACCTCGGTGGCAGCGCCCGAGGTCAGCACTCCCTCCAGCGCGGCGGCCTGGTCGGCACCGAGGGTCACGCCCCGCTCGGCGGCCGCCGCCAGCCAGCCCCGCACGTCGGCGAGCGGCACCGCCCGGTGGCCACGGACCACCGCCGCGTCCCGCAACGCCTGCTCCGCCCGGATGTGCCCCGAGGTCGCGTACCGCGACCCCGACGGCGCGGCGTACGCCGACCTCCCGTCGGCGCGCCGCAGCTCGTCCGTCACCTCGGCCGGCACCTCGGCGCTGACCTTCACGGTGTCGACCTCGAACAGCGCCCGGTCGACCAGGCTGTCCAGCAGCCGGGCAACCTGGGCACCGTCGAGCCCGCCCAACGAGTCCGGCAGCGCCGCGTTCACCGCGCGCGCCAGGTCGGATCGGGTCCATGCGGCCTGGCCGCTCTGCACCTCGGCCAGCGCCTCGGCGATCACCGCCGACGGGCTCCACTCCTGAGCCTCGGCCGCCGTCGGTGCGTCGCGGTGCACGTCCCGAGCAACGCCAGTGAGCCCCTCGGCCACCTCCTGGCGTAGCTCCCGGTCCCACCGGGCCAGACGCTCGTCCAGCGTCTCCCCGTCGTGCTGCTTGGCGCGGCGCGTGGCCATCGTCGCCTGCTGGCTGAGCCGGGTCATCTCCAGGTTGTTTGGTTCCCGGCCCCACTTCGCTTCGAAGTCGGCCACCAGCTTCTGGACCTTTTTCGTGATCGCCTTCCGCCGGGTCGAGAACAGATCCATCACCTCCTGGCGGATGCCCACGACCTCGCGCGCCTTGCCGTCCGGGCGAGTGGCGAACCGGACCCCGAGGGTCCGGGTCAGGTGCTCCTCCATGGTCCGCTCCCCGACGGCGGCCGCCGCGCCTCGCCAGTGATGGATCGCCCGGGAGTCGAGCGTCCGGACCTTTCCGTCGGCGCACACGACGCGGTTGAGGATCGCGTTGTGGATGTGCAGTTGTGGATCATGGTCGCGCGAGGTGTGCTGGAAGAACGACGCCACGGTCCAGTCGTGCGCGTCGACCCACCGCCCGGCACCGCCGCCGTGGTGCCCGGCACGCGAGTACCCGGCGTTGTCTGCCAGGTAGTCGAGCGCTGCCCGATTGCCCTGCCAGATCGCCTCCTCCACTGCCCGGCGCTGCGTCCGCCACGCCTGCTCGGCATCGACGTCACCCGCGCGCCGGGCATCCAGCTCCGCCCGGGCGTACGCGGTGTGCAGCACGGTCACGCTCTTCTGGACGGAGAAAGTCGCGTCAATGAAGCTGACCGGCTGCCGGGCACCACGCTCCGCCTCCGCCCGCAACTCGGCCACCCGCTCCGGCTCGGCGGCCGGCTCCCGCTCCAGCAGCTTCGTCAGACGCTCGTCCACGCTCAGGTACCGGCCCGGCCGCGAGCCCAGCGTCGCCGCCATCGACCACTGCTCCTGGTCGCGCCACCGCTCGTCTCGCGGGTCCAGGTGCAGCGCGTAGAGCGCGTGCATGTCCTGGTGGTCCACCTCGCCGGTCAGCCCGAACGCCGCCGCGCCGGCACCGTACCAACGGCCGGGCGGCTCACCCTCGGTAGTCGCGTCCAAGTAGTACGACTCCCGGCCCACGGCCACCGCGCTCGTCAGATACTCAGCACTGTGCCCACTGCTCAACGTCAACGTCATATCGGCCTCCGTCTATGCGTCGGTCGCGCCAGCGACCCGGCGCTCACACCATCAGATCAAAGATGCCTGGGTGTGTCTAATAGGTACTTGGATGGTCATGCCTTGCTGCGCTTGGTCTTGCTGGCTGTGCTCGGGTCTGCGTGGAGTTGACTTTCGGTCTTGATCTGGCCTTGCTCTTGCTTCTGATGCTGGGTTGCTTGGTTCGGTGATCGTGGGCTCCGCTCGTGCCTGGGGTTACCCGGGGGTGAGCACCAAAGACCGCCCACCGACCGCGCCGCGAAAGCGGCGACGGGCCGGAGCACTCAGCGCCGACCCGTCGCCTGCCCGTCCTACGCGCCGGGCTCGGCCACCCGCCGACCCGCACGCACCCGCGCCGCCGACGCCTCAGCGGCCCACTGCCGCACGTCCTCCGGCGACCAGACCGGCGTCCGACCGACCCGCCGCACCGGAGCCGGTGCCTGCCCCCGCGACACGTACGACGTCCAGGTCCTCGCGGCCATCGGCCGGCCCTGCTCCGCCAGGTACGCCCGCACCTCCACAGACGTCCACTCCTCGACCGCCGGACGCCGCCTTGCGCTGCTCACTGCTGCTCACTCTCCGCGCTGGCCGGCTCCCCGGCCGCCGCCTGCTCGTCCTGCCTGCGCACCTCACGCACGCGACGCGATCCCCACGACGGATCGGGACGGTGATACATCCGCGCCAACTCCGCCCCCGACAGCGGCTGACCAGCGGCCATGCTCGCCCGGTACATCTGCCGCGCCTCCTCCCGGACCGCAGCCTCATCCCCCGACCGCTCCGCAGCTTCGGCGGGCACCTCCGTCGTCACCCGGGGGCGCGGCGTCCGCTGCTGCCCGGCATCCACCTCGGGCACCGCCCGGCCACCCGGCTCCCTGCCGGGCACCTCCATGCCGGTGCCCGGCACCACCGTGCCCGGCACTGCTCGCTGCCCGGCATCGGGCACCGAGTCCTGCCCGGCGTCGGGCATCACCCGATCGGGCACTGCCCGACGCCCGGCACCCGCCGCCGGCCGCTGCCCGGCACTGCCCGGCACTGCCCGATCCGATGCGGCCCTGCCCGACGATCGGGCACCGCCCGAATTCCCGGCACCCACGCGGCGGCCCGGCACCATGACCTCCACTGCCCGGCTCGCACGCTCGGCCCGCACGGCAGCCTCCTCCACCATCGCCTGCGTGGCACCCCGGGCCAGCCGGCGCAGCCGGTACTCCACCCACGGGCGCCACCACCGAGGCGAGGTGGTGGCCGCATCGGCAAGCACGGCCATCCGCGCGATGACGCGCTCCCGCTCGGCGTCCGACGCGGTCAGCTTCCCGGGCCGCTTGATCCGCAGCGCGGTCAGGATGCTGGTCGGCGTGATGACCCACGTCGACTCCCGCTCCTCTTCCCGCTGCTTGCGCTGCTGCTTCATCTGCTCGGTGTCGGTGGCCCGCGGCCTGCGCAACGTCAGCCACCACCGCCCGATCGCCAAAATCGGCAGCGCCACCCGCAGCACCTGGAGCGAGAAGATGTCCGTCCCGAGCGCCGCCACACCGCCCTGCACCACGGCGATGACGAAGGCGTAACCGGCCGCCGCGCCCGGCATCCCCGTCTCGGCCCGCTCCCGCTCCGCCTCCATCAGCGTCGACAACAGCAGCGCCTCGAAGACGAAGAACGCCACGCCAGCGAAACCCGCCGGCAGCTTCCAGGTGTGCAACGCGACGTCGAGCAACGCCTCCGACGTCCAGGCCATGACCACGAT
It includes:
- a CDS encoding type IV secretory system conjugative DNA transfer family protein — encoded protein: MSKDRTFPGSALGIGLLVDAAGVAAIQLPLPYADLAGGGALVTGTTVAGVALVTWVGARRGTAGQLDRWSRRSRRDGGVASLRDHLRTTSAWSMRRRAVVLKPSLAHANMWERWRTPVSEYAAEIGKTGRRRLWISAEDNILRVAGPRSGKTTAMAGRIIKAPGGVVVTSTRVDLLKTLPMRAAKGPCHIYDPGGISKAGSTIKWSPLTGCRSTAIAAKRAAAMLPESGSDEGERWDKQARRVLAVLMHAAALTDRPMRQVQAWLDVDGPALRVAATEVEQALEDSPSASAQRAAARQFYGTVDKTRSSIVTTAMVALQWLTDDKAAAIGDCEPSESMDLDDLLDRRGTIYILGSKEGLTAPLTGALVAEVIRLAEIVAEQRGGRLDPCLTLVLDEAAKVAPGPLHEWAADCGGRGIVLDVAVHSLAAMEHTWGDHAARMILSTCNAILVGAGCKDPHDLAHWEALSGERKEISETRDKDGEVTSTTEIGRPVITAAQIAQLPKGMAIVYGLGPVSIVKTPNTWKWRSVRKALAQAARQMPQQTRYEEQMAAEDRVTEPAQ
- the mobF gene encoding MobF family relaxase — its product is MTLTLSSGHSAEYLTSAVAVGRESYYLDATTEGEPPGRWYGAGAAAFGLTGEVDHQDMHALYALHLDPRDERWRDQEQWSMAATLGSRPGRYLSVDERLTKLLEREPAAEPERVAELRAEAERGARQPVSFIDATFSVQKSVTVLHTAYARAELDARRAGDVDAEQAWRTQRRAVEEAIWQGNRAALDYLADNAGYSRAGHHGGGAGRWVDAHDWTVASFFQHTSRDHDPQLHIHNAILNRVVCADGKVRTLDSRAIHHWRGAAAAVGERTMEEHLTRTLGVRFATRPDGKAREVVGIRQEVMDLFSTRRKAITKKVQKLVADFEAKWGREPNNLEMTRLSQQATMATRRAKQHDGETLDERLARWDRELRQEVAEGLTGVARDVHRDAPTAAEAQEWSPSAVIAEALAEVQSGQAAWTRSDLARAVNAALPDSLGGLDGAQVARLLDSLVDRALFEVDTVKVSAEVPAEVTDELRRADGRSAYAAPSGSRYATSGHIRAEQALRDAAVVRGHRAVPLADVRGWLAAAAERGVTLGADQAAALEGVLTSGAATEVLVGPAGAGKSYALGNLADAWADLVGGRVTGLATGQAATEVLAEMGSDGVTARNIARWLAAQERLAAGRPLLGDELLRLSADDLVVVDEAAMVSTDVLNRIKSFVDAAGAKWLLTGDPRQLAAVGAGGGMSMLTGEAVTYALVDVRRFAAEWERSASLRLREGDESVIHEYDVRGRVVDGGTAESAGRLAAQAWIGDHLAGLDSRVIVTTNEEAAEVGAYIRAQLVALGHVQEEGVALGLQGTTAGVGDLIECRRTDRTLGLANRARYRVTEIGPDGSILAESLSGRGPVRLPADYVAADVALGYVSTTTAAQGLTVDTAHGVVSSRTRWSALYVALTRGRLRSTAYVTTRAEAPDAPSGQTHATDPRTATQVLRDLAASAEEERTALDQAAEEARRVRSAATLIDQYADGVQLISDARVAQVLDGLTAAGQITDEERVALAADSAMGPLTRLLRSAELAGHDPAELLAQAVGERSLAGARSLGQVLHHRITEVVGSAPTPIVPDLAEATPAGLSGEWTRYMSTLGSLMEDRRRELSTQVAQDLPQWAVEAFGEPPADPIQRAEWEHRAGAVELAREATGHTDPAVALGTAPPPGQTEHRAVWHAAWRALGRPEAGREEAELSDGALRVRVRAMQRERTWAPAYVGDELRATAQAAARHRQDAARLTSEAAVAETPEDAARLRDQAAHRAMLAEALEEQERRLTLAHEARGQWYAETAETRAAAARAEKALVERGVSIAAEDDLTTAEEWLAEEARARVEDDAHRHVTEADLAPETAERSAAAGPLVADSAPVAERQVDVEPQSVAAGQEAAAAVEEPAMPRGVPTMAETAAAVARARHTLDELADRRSAEAARQVDQDQAVRQAREVAWRMADQSAAREQELAAEL